From Puntigrus tetrazona isolate hp1 chromosome 8, ASM1883169v1, whole genome shotgun sequence, the proteins below share one genomic window:
- the lhx2b gene encoding LIM/homeobox protein Lhx2b isoform X3, whose amino-acid sequence MPSISGDRVALCAGCGGKISDRYYLLAVDKQWHMRCLKCCECKLNLESELTCFSKDGSIYCKEDYYRRFSVQRCARCHLGISASEMVMRARDLVYHLNCFTCTTCNKMLTTGDHFGMKDSLVYCRLHFETLIQGDFPTHFNHTDVAPNKGLGSAGPLGLSYYNGVNTVQKGRPRKRKSPGPGADLAAYNAALSCNENDGDPMDRDSQYSTSQKTKRMRTSFKHHQLRTMKSYFAINHNPDAKDLKQLAQKTGLTKRVLQVWFQNARAKFRRNLLRQENTGVDKASDGSTLPGGTPSGPASEISNASMSPSSTPTTLTDLTNPTMPTVTSVLTSVPGSLDVHECRSPSQSTLTSLF is encoded by the exons ATGCCTTCGATCAGCGGGGACCGGGTGGCTCTGTGCGCGGGCTGCGGAGGGAAGATCTCCGACCGCTATTACCTGCTCGCCGTGGACAAGCAGTGGCACATGCGCTGTCTGAAGTGCTGCGAGTGCAAGCTCAACCTGGAGTCTGAACTCACCTGCTTCAGCAAAGACGGAAGCATCTACTGCAAAGAAGACTATTACAG AAGGTTTTCGGTGCAGAGATGTGCCCGGTGCCACCTCGGGATCTCGGCCTCGGAAATGGTCATGAGGGCCAGGGATTTGGTGTACCACTTGAACTGTTTCACCTGCACGACTTGCAACAAAATGCTGACGACTGGGGACCACTTCGGCATGAAAGACAGTCTGGTGTACTGCAGGCTACACTTTGAAACGCTCATCCAGGGAGACTTCCCCACGCATTTCAATCACACGGATGTAGCGCCTAATAAAGGACTGGGCAGCGCGGGCCCTCTAGGACTGTCTTATTATAACGGCGTGAACACGGTGCAGAAGGGCCGGCCCCGAAAGAGGAAGAGCCCGGGGCCCGGAGCGGACTTGGCGGCTTATAACGCAG CTCTGAGCTGCAACGAGAACGATGGCGATCCCATGGACAGAGACTCGCAGTACAGCACCAGCCAGAAGACCAAGCGCATGAGAACGTCGTTTAAACACCATCAGCTGAGGACCATGAAGTCGTATTTTGCCATCAACCACAATCCCGACGCCAAGGATCTGAAACAGCTGGCCCAGAAAACAGGCCTCACCAAGCGTGTCCTGCAG GTCTGGTTCCAGAACGCCCGGGCCAAGTTCAGACGAAACCTCCTGCGCCAGGAGAACACGGGAGTGGACAAGGCCTCGGACGGCTCGACCCTGCCCGGAGGAACGCCGTCCGGACCGGCCTCGGAGATCTCCAACGCCTCCATGAGCCCGTCCAGCACTCCCACCACCCTCACGGACCTGACCAACCCCACGATGCCCACCGTCACCTCCGTACTGACCTCCGTCCCGGGCAGCCTGGACGTCCACGAATGCCGGAGTCCTTCGCAGAGCACCTTAACCAGCCTCTTCTGA